Proteins found in one Pectobacterium atrosepticum genomic segment:
- a CDS encoding DUF1365 domain-containing protein, translating to MNSALYVGKVRHRRFTPVTHRFDYALFMALIDLDEIPALPHVGIALERFAPASFYRGDYLGGGDIKTKAQDRIAELTGERLTGKVLLLCQLRYLGCYFNPVNFYYLYDEHNQLRWLLAEVRNTPWNERHTYAVVPDGSTPISKAFHVSPFNPMDMVYHWRLTPPVERLRIHIENHRQGREFDATLLLHRQPLTRAALRKQLWSLPLMTIKIACTIYWQALKLWIKRSPVYPHPQSGRKDNP from the coding sequence ATGAATAGCGCACTGTATGTGGGCAAGGTTCGTCATCGGCGCTTCACTCCCGTCACGCATCGTTTTGACTATGCATTATTCATGGCATTAATCGATTTAGATGAAATCCCCGCCTTGCCGCACGTTGGCATTGCGTTGGAACGTTTTGCTCCTGCGTCATTCTATCGCGGTGATTACCTAGGTGGCGGCGATATCAAAACCAAAGCACAGGATCGGATTGCGGAACTGACCGGGGAACGCCTCACGGGGAAGGTCTTGCTGCTGTGCCAGCTACGCTATCTGGGCTGCTATTTCAACCCGGTCAATTTCTATTATTTGTACGATGAACATAACCAGCTACGCTGGTTATTGGCAGAAGTGCGCAATACGCCCTGGAACGAACGCCATACTTATGCTGTCGTCCCCGATGGGTCTACGCCCATTTCCAAGGCGTTTCACGTGTCTCCTTTTAACCCGATGGATATGGTTTACCACTGGCGACTCACGCCGCCCGTCGAGCGTTTGCGGATCCACATAGAGAACCACAGACAGGGACGCGAATTTGATGCGACGCTGTTGTTGCACCGTCAGCCGCTCACTCGCGCGGCGCTGCGCAAACAGCTTTGGTCACTGCCGTTAATGACGATAAAGATCGCCTGCACCATATATTGGCAGGCTTTGAAACTGTGGATTAAACGCTCACCCGTTTATCCTCATCCGCAGTCTGGAAGGAAGGACAACCCATGA
- a CDS encoding FAD-dependent oxidoreductase has protein sequence MKIAIIGSGISGLTCALRLSDRFQVSVFEANDYLGGHTATVDVVQDGTPYAIDTGFIVYNERTYPNFIALLDELGLTGQPTEMSFSVSNPVSGLEYNGHTLNTLFAQRSNLFRPTFYRFVAEIVRFNRVCKRYLTDDNYQGLTLSHLLQQEKFSPFFAQHYLLPMGAAIWSSSLEDMRLFPLSLFLTFFNHHGLLDLVNRPQWMVVPGGSREYVRRIAERVRDRATIHLQTPVSQVIRDDAGVTVHTAEQAHRFDQIIFACHSDQALALLETSTLDEQHILGGIHYQPNHVILHTDTRLLPHSRRAWASWNYRLPVDQALSRSRASVTYNMNILQGIRSSTTFCVSLNPQQDIDPSKILHRAIYHHPVFTQQTTEYQQQRERINGHNRSWFCGAYWYNGFHEDGVKSALDVVSHIEQGVQHE, from the coding sequence ATGAAGATTGCCATTATTGGTAGCGGTATTTCTGGCTTAACCTGCGCACTCAGGTTGTCCGATCGCTTTCAGGTGTCGGTATTTGAAGCGAACGATTATCTGGGCGGGCACACGGCAACGGTCGATGTGGTTCAGGATGGTACGCCCTACGCCATCGATACGGGCTTTATTGTCTATAACGAGCGGACCTATCCAAACTTCATTGCTCTGCTGGATGAACTGGGGCTAACTGGCCAGCCTACCGAAATGAGTTTCTCGGTCAGTAATCCGGTTTCCGGGCTGGAATATAACGGGCATACCTTAAACACGCTGTTTGCCCAGCGTAGCAACCTGTTCCGCCCCACTTTCTATCGCTTCGTTGCGGAAATCGTGCGTTTTAACCGCGTGTGTAAGCGGTATTTGACTGACGACAATTATCAGGGGCTGACGCTAAGCCATTTATTGCAGCAGGAAAAATTCTCGCCGTTCTTTGCTCAGCACTATCTTTTGCCCATGGGCGCAGCAATCTGGTCGTCGTCGCTTGAAGATATGCGACTTTTCCCGCTGTCGCTTTTCCTGACCTTCTTCAACCATCATGGGCTGTTGGATTTGGTCAATCGTCCGCAGTGGATGGTGGTGCCCGGCGGTTCACGAGAATATGTGCGGCGCATTGCCGAGCGTGTCCGCGATCGGGCGACGATCCACCTTCAGACGCCTGTCAGCCAGGTAATTCGTGATGACGCTGGCGTTACGGTGCATACCGCCGAACAGGCGCATCGGTTCGATCAGATTATTTTTGCCTGCCATTCCGATCAGGCGCTGGCGCTGCTGGAAACGAGTACACTCGATGAGCAACATATTCTCGGTGGCATACATTATCAGCCTAACCACGTGATTTTACATACCGATACCCGACTTTTACCCCATAGCCGACGGGCATGGGCGAGTTGGAATTATCGACTGCCGGTCGATCAGGCGCTTAGCCGTTCGCGCGCGTCCGTCACCTATAACATGAATATCCTGCAAGGTATTCGTTCATCCACCACCTTCTGTGTTTCGTTGAACCCTCAGCAAGATATCGACCCGAGTAAAATATTGCATCGCGCGATTTATCATCACCCCGTATTTACGCAACAGACAACAGAGTATCAACAGCAGCGCGAACGCATTAATGGGCACAATCGTAGCTGGTTTTGTGGGGCCTACTGGTATAACGGTTTTCATGAGGACGGTGTAAAAAGCGCGCTGGACGTCGTCAGCCACATCGAACAAGGTGTGCAACATGAATAG